CCGTACATCTGGGCCCGAAGCAGACGCAACTGTTCATGAAGAAGATTGATCTCCTTCTCGTAGCTCCGTCTGGTTTCAAGCAAGATCTGCTTGAGTTGTTCCGGGTCGTTCGGTAAGTTTTTCTCCTTGGATATCATGCTGAAAACATAGCACAAAAATAGCTTTTATACCAGAAAAACAACCACTTGAATCAAGAAAAATCAACTAACAGAATTGTACTCCAACTGCCGATGAGCCTGTCGAATATCCAGTCCGCTGAGCAGCCATTGCAAAGCTGACTGGTTGATCTCAATCACATCCTGTTCGGTGTCCGGCCAGCAGAAAACATCTTGTTCCAATCTCTTCATCCAGATACAAAATCCGTTGCCAGACCAGTAAAGGATTTTGACCATGTCCTTTCTTCGGTTACAAAACGCGAAGAGGCTTTCAGAAAAGAGATCAAGCTCGAACTCTTCCTCTACGATAAGCGACAGTCCGTTGATTGATTTCCTCATGTCCGTAGCGCCGGCGGCAATAAACACCCTAGTCGATGGTCCTGGTGAGCCGAAGCACGATTAATGATGGAACG
The DNA window shown above is from Desulfomarina profundi and carries:
- the tnpB gene encoding IS66 family insertion sequence element accessory protein TnpB (TnpB, as the term is used for proteins encoded by IS66 family insertion elements, is considered an accessory protein, since TnpC, encoded by a neighboring gene, is a DDE family transposase.); amino-acid sequence: MFIAAGATDMRKSINGLSLIVEEEFELDLFSESLFAFCNRRKDMVKILYWSGNGFCIWMKRLEQDVFCWPDTEQDVIEINQSALQWLLSGLDIRQAHRQLEYNSVS